The following coding sequences lie in one Arachis stenosperma cultivar V10309 chromosome 5, arast.V10309.gnm1.PFL2, whole genome shotgun sequence genomic window:
- the LOC130980999 gene encoding uncharacterized protein LOC130980999: MGIEDAGAERKLQLQELENLRLEAYENSRIYKEKMKAVHNQNIKKREFQPGDFVLLYKSRLRLMPGKLRSKWEGTYRIEKAEPYEVYHLSHPSSSELIKVNGHRLKLYYGEKVQKSKELEIFRLEDPHVTTD, encoded by the coding sequence atgggaattGAGGATGCTGGAGCTGAAAGAAAGCTACAACTGCAGGAACTGGAGAACCTTCGcttagaagcttatgagaactccagaatatacaaggaaaagatgaaagctGTGCATAATCAAAACATCAAGAAGAGAGAGTTCCAACCTGGAGATTTTGttctcctttacaaatctcgactgaggctcatgcccGGTAAGTTGAGATCCAAATGGGAAGGTACATACAGAATAGAGAAGGCTGAACCGTACGaagtttatcacctaagccatccTTCAAGTTCTGAACTTATTAAAGTTAACGGACACCGCCTGAAGCTATACTATGGTGAAAAGGTGCAGAAAAGCAaggagcttgagatcttccGCCTGGAAGATCCCCACGTAACAACAgactga